A single region of the Cronobacter condimenti 1330 genome encodes:
- a CDS encoding DUF2268 domain-containing putative Zn-dependent protease (predicted Zn-dependent protease with a strongly conserved HExxH motif), with protein sequence MERWTLHWLEAQGDLTAYRAKIAEECAAAYHTLAKVMTPPRLDILVHRAPGQVIPEIGMAGRAYHGALFSVGIDEDNPQFSMSLTDGTLRRQILHEVHHCLRMAGPGYGWTPGEAMVSEGLAGQFVAWLMGSKPEPWECALNSAAFAAVPVSSATLADARYDHAAWFFGSGSLPRWFGYTLGYEMVAAWLRDEGEPDPDQWIAVDAQDVIAAARRQGLVGE encoded by the coding sequence ATGGAACGCTGGACGCTGCACTGGCTGGAAGCGCAGGGCGATTTGACGGCGTATCGCGCAAAGATTGCCGAAGAATGCGCCGCGGCGTATCACACGCTCGCGAAGGTGATGACGCCGCCGCGTCTCGATATTCTGGTGCACCGCGCGCCAGGGCAGGTTATCCCGGAAATCGGCATGGCGGGCCGGGCGTATCATGGCGCGCTGTTTAGTGTGGGTATCGATGAGGATAATCCCCAGTTCAGTATGTCGCTCACCGACGGCACGCTCAGACGACAAATTCTGCATGAGGTGCACCACTGCCTGCGGATGGCCGGGCCAGGCTATGGCTGGACGCCTGGCGAGGCGATGGTAAGCGAAGGGCTGGCGGGACAGTTTGTGGCATGGCTTATGGGCAGCAAGCCGGAGCCCTGGGAATGTGCGCTAAACAGCGCTGCGTTCGCGGCGGTACCGGTCAGTAGCGCCACGCTTGCCGATGCCCGCTACGATCACGCGGCGTGGTTTTTTGGCAGCGGGTCGCTACCGCGATGGTTTGGCTATACGCTCGGTTATGAGATGGTCGCCGCCTGGCTTCGCGATGAAGGGGAACCGGATCCCGACCAGTGGATAGCGGTGGACGCGCAGGACGTCATTGCGGCGGCGCGCCGTCAGGGGCTGGTTGGCGAATAA
- a CDS encoding winged helix-turn-helix transcriptional regulator: MTKKEYDDIAQFGQPCPIRDVLNQIGDQWSLLILEALAGRTVRFNELNREIGDISRQMLSRTLKRLETDGYISRTVYPEVPPKVEYALTELGNSFLEPMQKLVQWADENHARICRARRLQHTQSQP; encoded by the coding sequence ATGACGAAAAAAGAGTATGACGATATCGCGCAGTTCGGGCAGCCATGCCCTATCCGCGACGTGTTAAATCAGATTGGCGATCAGTGGAGTTTGCTGATTCTGGAAGCGCTGGCGGGGCGCACCGTACGCTTTAATGAACTGAACCGGGAAATTGGTGATATTTCGCGCCAGATGCTCTCACGCACGCTGAAGCGGCTGGAAACCGACGGTTACATCAGCCGGACGGTCTACCCGGAGGTGCCGCCCAAAGTGGAATATGCGCTGACCGAACTGGGAAACTCCTTTCTGGAGCCGATGCAAAAGCTGGTGCAGTGGGCAGATGAAAATCACGCCCGCATCTGTCGGGCGCGTCGGTTGCAGCATACGCAGAGCCAGCCGTAA
- a CDS encoding nuclear transport factor 2 family protein, whose product MKKVVQGVLLAGSLLTAGMAVAAPAAHQPAAEEANRKLVLKFYDRFFNQHDTGAADVVAENYRQHNPDVPDGKAPFVNYFSGFFKENPQSRAKVIRSATDGDLVWLQVHSTNGKQDKGQAVLDIFRVSDGKIVEHWDIIQNVPEKAANNNTMF is encoded by the coding sequence ATGAAAAAAGTTGTTCAGGGCGTTTTACTGGCGGGCAGCCTGCTGACGGCAGGGATGGCGGTGGCGGCACCGGCGGCGCATCAACCGGCGGCCGAAGAGGCGAACCGTAAGCTGGTGCTGAAGTTTTATGACCGCTTCTTCAATCAGCATGACACGGGCGCGGCAGACGTCGTGGCGGAAAACTATCGCCAGCACAACCCGGATGTGCCGGACGGCAAGGCGCCGTTTGTGAATTACTTCAGCGGATTCTTTAAGGAAAACCCGCAGTCGCGCGCGAAAGTTATTCGCAGCGCCACCGACGGTGATCTGGTCTGGTTGCAGGTGCATTCGACGAACGGCAAGCAGGATAAGGGGCAGGCGGTGCTGGATATTTTCCGCGTGAGCGACGGCAAGATTGTGGAGCACTGGGATATTATTCAGAACGTCCCGGAGAAAGCGGCTAATAACAACACCATGTTTTAA